A genome region from Myripristis murdjan chromosome 16, fMyrMur1.1, whole genome shotgun sequence includes the following:
- the LOC115374407 gene encoding zinc finger BED domain-containing protein 4-like gives MQLPKHHLIQSCKTRWNSVCDMFERLLKQRWAVTAVLSDRTITKLQDVRTLEIKDKYWAVMEELKPALETLKCATTIMSSEKRVSISHIYLSIINKHMAIAEDDSARVAEFKAKVGQALSDRMEC, from the exons ATGCAGCTCCCAAAGCATCACCTCATCCAATCCTGCAAGACCAGATGGAATTCTGTGTGTGACATGTTTGAGAGGCTTCTCAAACAGCGGTGGGCAGTGACGGCTGTCTTGTCCGACCGCACAATTACAAAGCTGCAGGATGTGCGAACCCTCGAGATTAAAGACAAATACTGGGCAGTTATGGAAGAACTCAAACCTGCCCTGGAGACCCTCAAATGCGCAACCACCATCATGTCCTCTGAGAAGAGGGTGTCCATCTCCCACATCTACCTCAGCATCATAAACAAGCACATGGCCATAGCAGAGGATGACAGCGCACGGGTAGCTGAGTTCAAGGCAAAGGTTGGACAGGCCCTGAGTGACCGCATGGAG TGTTAG